The sequence gatagctgccacgagctgatgcgtgggatagcctctacgagcttatgcgtagcatagcttccacgggcttacgcgtgggatagctgcctcgagcttatgcgtgggatttgtgcagtcttggactgggttatgatcttggttagttcaaagccagaagtgaaaaaTCTTAAAACTTGGAAATCAGAGTAATACGAAAGTGGATCTCATAATGTGTAAAAAAGATTTATGTATATATACTGgttatatatacttgttgatTGTTGAGCTTTTTGAATGATGAAATAACATTTATTTGTtgctttgattattttattattattactgtgtgTGGCTATTGGGATTCTTACTAGATTGGAAAAGCTTATACTatacttactttctttttcagaggcaTTGGATTTGTAGAATCTGTCGGGTGGGACAAGAAGTGAGATCGATCtggagtcagactgctagatagttagaagtagcttatcttttatttatggatatttgaaattatgtaataaatcagtatattttagttggatttgattgaattacattaatctttgattttggcatttTTGGGAATATTGTACCTTTAGGCCTTACATGATCTCTAGGGTTTTACTTTAGGAATTATTTGGCCGTGTCACGTGGTCAACCCGAGTGATGGGTTTGGGGCATGATAGATTTGGTAACAGAGCGGAAGGTTTAGAAAATCCTAGGGTTTAGGCTCGAGTAAGCATGAGTGGGGAAAATCTTTAATGCGTAAGATATTAAAATAGTGTGTTTAGCATATTAAGGATGCAAAATTTGTCTCAATTTGATAATTTTGATGCTGGAAAAAATGTGTAGGTTGATATGGCGCGAGGGCGTGGTCGGGGGCGTGCCAGAAGGCCGACCCGATTTGCGGATGGCTCCATGGCTTGGGCACCCTCTGGACAGCAGGAAGGTACCTCATCCACGCCGACTCGGGGTGTGCCCCAGCAAGAGCACACTATTGACCCTACTGGCAGTACTCCAGAGATGGGAGCTCCGGAGATTGGAACATCCGAAGGACCAAGTATTCAGCTTGAGGAGACGATAAGTGCTTCACAGTTGATGCAAATGATGGTGCAACAGCAAGCTGCTTCCAGAGCAGACATGATAAGGATGGTAGAGGTACATCAACAGTTCTTGCAGCAACAgttgcagcagcagcaagcaATGTATCAACAATAGCTGCAGCAACAGCAGCAGTTTTAAGGCACTACAGCTCAGCCGGAAAATCGAGTTAGTCTGTTGGATTTTTAGAGATATGCACCCCAGCATTTAAAGGTACGGCTGACCCGATGGAGGCTGAGAGCTGGCTGAAACAGATAGAGAAAGTCTTTCAAGCTCTGAGGTGCCCTGATGAGGAGAAAGTCCTTTTTGCTACCTTTATGTTACAGGGTGAGGCAACTGACTAGTGGGAGATGGAGAAAGGGAAGCTTGGTCCGGATGATGCCTCCTTCATTTGGGAAGAATTTAAAAAGGGTTTTCATGAGAAGTATTTTCCCCAGGGTATCCGATTCCAGAAATATAGGAAGTTTGACCGATTGGAGCAGGGTGATATGACAGTTGCCCAGTATGCAGCAAAGTTTGAAGAGATGTCTCAATATGCTCCGACCTTGATATCAGAGGATAGTGACCGAGCAAGAAAATTTGAAAATGGACTCAGGAGACGGATTCAACAACAAGTCGCTGCTTTTGAATTGTCTAGTTATAAAGATGTGGTTAACAAAGCCCTGGTGATAGAAAAAGGGCTTGACAATGCCCAAGCTGCCAGAGAAAAGAATATGAAGAAAAGGTTTCGACCCACTGATTCTCCAAGCTAAAATAGTAGACCCTTCAAGTCGAAGGATCAGAGACCGAATCAAGTTGTCACCAGAGACAGAGGTCAAGCTCGAGGTGCCATTAGATGCTACAAATGTGGAGGACCTCATCTCAAGCGAGATTGCACTTGGGTTGGAGGGACATGTTTTTCTTGTGGACAAGAAGGGCATAAGGCTATTGTTTGTCCTAATGAGAAAGAACCGCAGAGGCGACATGCACCACAATCCTCTTAGAGAGCCCCTGTAAACCGAGCACCTTAGGAAGGACAGCAGCAAGAGGGAGGGCAGCAGAGGCCTAGGACCCAAGGGTGGGTCTATGCACTCATAGAGCAGGATTCCAAGGCTTCTAATTCAGTGGTGACAGGTAATAAGTCCATTTCTAATACTCTCTCTTGTTTAGCATGTCATAAATTTTGTTAGGTTATATATGCTTGTGCATGTATGGTTAAAGATTGTGATTAGGTGCCTTGCGACTATGTTTACAGGAATGATTAGGTTATTGTCATATGATGTAAATGTTTTATTTGACTCTGGTGCTACCCACACTTTCATATCGGCCAATTTTGTTAGGAAGAATACTGAAATATCACCTGTGCCATTAGAATTTGATCTCTGTGTCTCAACGCCAAGTGGAGATGTTATATTAGTTAATTCAGTTTGCAAGAACTGTATTCTGAGCATTGAGGATAGGGAAATGAATGCAGACTTGCTGGTCTTAGAGATGAATGATTTTGATTTGATCCTTGGTATGGACTGGTTGGCAGCATACCATGCTATTGTTGATTGTTTTGAGAAAACGATCAAGTTTCAGATCCCTGGTCAGCCAGTGTTTGGTTTGGTGGGTAGCAAGTCACCTCATCAAATGAAGTTAATCTCAGCTCTACAGGCTAAGAAGCTTCTCGCAAAAGGTTGTGAAGGATTCTTAGCTGCTGTGTTAGACACCCGGAAAAAGGAGCCCAAGTTAGAGGATATCCCTGTGGTGATAGAATTTCCAGATGTGTTTTCAGATGAATTGCCAGAATTATCCCTTGATAGGAAGATTGAATTCTCCATCGACTTGATTCCTGGCACTGGTCCAATTTCAAAAGCTTCATATCGAATGGCTCCAGCTAAATTGAAAGAGCTGAAGGAACAACTACAGAAGTTACTGGATAAAGATTTTATCAGGCCTAGTGTTTCTCCTTGGGGCGCTCCTGTattatttgtgaaaaagaaagatggtagCCTCCGACTCTGTATAGACTACCGAGAATTAAACAGGATGACAGTACGGAATAAATACCCACTACCAAGAATTGATAACTTGTTTGATCAGCTGCAAGGGGCTCAGGTTTTCTCGAAGATTGATCTTCGTTCTAGCTAtcatcaattaaaaataaaggcaGAGGATGTGCCCAAGACAGCTTTCAGGACCAGATACGGGCATtatgaatttttggtcatgccttttggtttAACAAATGCATCGGCTGTCTTCATAGATCTTATGAATCGAATATTCAAATCTTATCTGGATCAGTTTGTGgtagtgttcattgatgacatTTTGGTGTATTCAAGGAGCTCACAGAAACATGAAGAACATCTAAGAGTAGTATTGCAAACTCTTAGAGAAAATAAGCTTTATGCTAAGCTATCAAAGTGTGAGTTCTGGTTGGATAGTATTTCTTTTCTTAAGCATGTAATCTCCAAGGAAGGTGTCTCTGTTGATCCAATGAAAGTGGAGGCAGTAGTTAGGTGGTGTAGACCTACCAATGTAACACCGTGAGGTTTTCACAGACCATAAGAGTTTGAAATATATCTTCACACAGAAGGAGTTGAATTTGAGGCAAAGAAGGTGGCTATAGCTACTGAAGGATTATGACCTGACTATCAGttactgttgcccaaggtgacaatccaagaggggggggggggtgaattggtttcttctaaattttggtgttttaaaagttttcttaattaagtgcggtggatgctttcttaaattatttgaatgagttaaactagaacaaagatggaagatattgcaagaataaacgtaagcacatgcacaacacaaacacaacaatatatagtggttcggtgctctccttagcacctacgtccactccccaagcgaccccttgagaattcactataatcccgcggattacagttggattgttttccgggctcatccaaaaaccttgttggttttacgggctcaccaacgaacctatacaactttggttttccgggttcaccaaaaaccttgttggttttgcgggctcaccaacgaacctatacaactttggttttccggttttaccaaaaacctttgttggttttgcgggcttaccaacgaacctttacaaagtatttAAAACAGATGAAAAGAaaggatttaaactcctaaatgagcatataaagcaatatgaactacaaagaagagttagaaagaaattatcgctttgctcttctttgtcaaggaagcttcactcttcaaggggggaaggagctcttgatgcctctttgaatgtgctcaatccctttctttgattcttgaatgaagctcttgatgaaggagattagggctcttttgttttcttgtgttttctttgatatcccactcaaaagttgtttcctctgatgaatagtgcccctttaaatagttttcaaccttccttggacaagccccattcgtcagatttgaaaaactagccgttacataccttgggaaggacagaaagtacatctgcagaactagccgttactgttcagcccgtgtttgggtcggctcaacctgtccttgggtcgacccaactttgccttgggtcgactcaaccatttcttgggtcgaccctctcagtaaccacagaaacctcaatttcagcctttcttcccatgggtcgacccaaccattctttgggtcgactcaaagttcacttgggtcgactcaaattcttcttgggtcgaccctctcagtaattctagagaaccattttctgtctgtctttctgtcttgccctttgggtcgaccctctcagagtttgggtcgactcaagcttgggtcgactcaaccactgtgtgggtcgaccctctcagtgaatccagagagcattcttcctttgcgttttgaggttctttggaggttgggtcgactcatgcttaccttgggtcgacccaactcactgttcatttgtgctgtttttgcaggagtgtgccagatgattcctagatgtgccggggtcgacccaatcaacctatgggtcgactcaatccacattttgctgcattctcaaggttagattcatccaaatgaacaagaccatatatatattttcaatttaaacaaatgtactgagagtaatgaacttataaatgaagtatcaatttaacttatagcatgctctagataattacttgttaatcatcaaaataacactatcatcctcaatctccccctttttgatgattacaaaataaagagtataagcctattgatacttgtctttaaaatcagtttataaaagggattgaatttcagaatttcagcttttcatatatacttgtgaaatctccccctatattattcaaaatttgccaatttgactttttgaatggctccccctttcatttataattcattagcaatgaaacttcaaaaatttgagatatcatatgagtttcaggttatgtatcggggtgcgagaggagcgtgccaagttctgaattatgatagaaatttttgatctgatgattttcattgttacaaattgctcccccttagatgtataggctatcttatatgattttcaatttgtttgcccagttatttctcttttttttatacataatcctttctttaactttctttacttttgctcttcttattctttctttacttactctaaaGAAATCTttgcttctcccctttttgttactttgtttactctaaacaatatctttacttctcccaaaattaatactctttccttacttctcaaattaaatactctttcttttcttctccccctttttgttatcatcaaaaagatacatgggaaagatgcaataaacaacaaacttcaatcttcattgatcaaaataggaacattttagtatatcaaaaacaaaagcaaatacaatattcctcaatcaaagtttaaagatgcatgataaccaccaaatacatatgagaactagatacatatcctagtctctaaacaagatcatgagactctcccggatcgcttggctacggctctctcgggtcccatttctccaagatcttgaagtaatctactgtttggagatgattggagaagatttgagagtggaaaataaggttttcggaagaggacaaagggtaaacagtgccctagatagctcacgggtcccccttttaacagtgggatcccgacgttgggtcgactcaagaaacttcttgggtcgactcaacgttgggtcgaccctattctgggttgggttgacccaagtgcagaatttttcttttctcttcctttttgcttctaaaaatttttcttgcttccaatccttataaattctttctgggacaatgatacatgagtaaggaatctatagataacaagtttgactcatgtttcatggatttttagaaattggaggaatgtatcatgagactacttgctcccttttatatttcttcaataaaaaggatcacatatacctaattctcttcttagcgtgcagaatctatcttcactcaagggttttgtgaatatatcggctaattgtttttcagtgcatatatgctcaatacatatgtttccattgtgcacatgatccctaataaaatcatatcttatttctatgtgtttggctttaggaatgagatatttaggatataagccagaagtgatctctaaatgtagattccaaagatagttttgaaatcaagtgtagatggaatctttttcaagttatttcaaggagtatcaagaataatattcaaagaaagcacgaatgaaacttcaatactcttttttttttaatatattaagtatatagcaacatgagagcaatctaattaatttttagagtatagtataagagcagataaagatcaaaacttatatactcgaaaaacataagattatgttgaatccttaattcttaatgacttcaaagttctttcatgatataaaagtattggagcatagataccaaaatatgaatttatgcaatgtaggatacataaaattcagggttttgaaagttctttgaaagctctcttaaagactttcttttactcctttaaagatcatatcatcaaaatcaattaaaatgaattggctcatgattgaaacactaaagtgcaagccaataagagctcattagtagattccaaagtaaatttccaatactaagacaaatggaatccttttcacttagttttcaaaacaagtgatttaccaattaagtacagatgaaaatccaactttcaaaagatattcaacgaggcacaaagtttaataccactttacatttagtattctttctctcatctttagttgtgaatttacatgattaagttctatatgatctctccctctgaaattttctttctcccccttaattaatcattccatttgagagttttagaatttgttcaataaaattgtcaatctcgaaaatatattttattttcataagactcaaggtttgagataagacaacctttatagaactcatctcaaggtataaacttattatataattaaagcaagtcttgcaatataaggaggttcatcaaaatcaatccataaaattcaaggtatgcatcaaattaaagtaactttaggataagatactgaatatctaaagctcccccttaaaagatgcattcttctttaattattcttatcttttgttgaatttcagattttaatgataaacgtgaataaaactgaaattttatgatatcaagaatgtagagtgatctagaattattcaaaatttatagcaatcactctttttaatcttttaagaacaagttatgcttcctcttaatctttgagaaaatgtactgaaatattaatcagaaaataattcatttgaagctcaaattctttcaaaagcatttacattttctttcttttaagaatcatttgagtgagctgaaatatttctaaacttaagatcattcactcttttaataatatatatatacatatatattttgatagaagtctttaataatgtaggagaggaaaaaaaacatatagatgatcattgaagtatatatatttatagaactcaatttcttaatcaaagtttttcagcaatgtatatatgaagcacaataaatcttttcaatatcaaaataaaattacatatttaaaaatatttgtttgcaatcaagatcatcgaaagacacatcattcagaccaatattagtacactttgaagataagaaatgatatgtttcagatgcgtatcggggcaagcaatcaaggcatcagaattattctatttttcttaagctgtagttttatctaggaattcatattgagtttaagcttttatacaaaatcagattctgaatttcataaagattctcaaggaggctttcaaggttgtaatttgagatatgtatcttctcatttgttgctcatcttaaactattaagattgaaaacacatatttcaaaaacattagagcacatccagaatctttgtaattcatattgaattttggtacaaattggaggacattatgtactaatgttaggcaagttgaaagataaattataatcaattcattctgcctaatttgcaaattcagattatcctttttttttttggaagatattcattaaaatagaagtatccttttcttcttctttttataaatatagtcaactttcagatttcaaaggtgatcattaacgacaaatctaaaatttctttcaaaaatctttttagaaaaattctttatgtaatttttcaaacattcaagcattggaaccgatttaataagaaattttatttttgatcaagagagtacaagagaaatccaacatatcattgatgagtatagaatacaagtaaaaacaattttcattagACTTTGAGGCACACGTTATTTCGAAGTCAAAggtgaagcaaaaacttgtatacaaagttaaagcctattccaaattatgagtgtcataaaaaaagaaaaataaatttgctattggtagaaacatgtttcaatcaaattattcaagcatgaagcatttcaaactgaacattgaaaacatataattcaaagtatgcaaaacataacaagcatgtcatggatcaaaatcaattcttttcaaataaaatttcctttatttaaatacaatttagcactgattttatccttaaggtgtgttttcaagtgattgaaacttcatttgatttttcacaaccttcttatatattttcatttatttatcattcattccccaaattttttaatttctttctttaaccattcaatgaacattttgattatcttcatttatttttcggttttacttttctatgctctatattctatttgctccctatccggtggagttggaaggggcacgaggtactaccactagcctccctcttgtgccgtccctaatatgccctacaccgaatagttgggtcaaatagtgccgggtactaccactagcctccccattggcaccatccctataatgagcaatgtagaaatgttaaactgttctctttagcaacaagatattcactccaaactctccctatttaaatataattaattacggattttatcccttccaaaagaatgttcacacaagtctcacaaatatgctgaatatattatgcttgcgctgcttttacttaagattggagtatttacttagcttttacttcttctgagcaatgttcattttctttttctttatctctctctctttttgttattttcaagtagttacatgaaagagcagaataaaaaattaatctaatatgctgcataaaaatatatatcatgcaaacaacattttcattatgcccaatgattcatagcttatcacaagttattttgaattagaaacttgaggcataaacttgtgtatttcatggttatgcattatacaggcaaaagtgaatttcaatttaatcataccatgaaacaattatcattagcatgagaatgaagcatgatatcaagaagattagcaattaaatgtttaatcatgctaccatataatttcagactattaattttgctcaactaactcacaagagaagggtttagattaccaatgcatttagcattcttcaagccaaatatcttttaaattctttacatccttggctgaagaaaatctctctttttttgtttgcaaggggatgtttattgtatctttcatcgaggtgtccttcaagttgaaatttcttgctcataagtcctgtatcattagctaaatctttttcttttcttgaaggcaattcattaggttctctaggatacaaaaacattcatacaacatatttcttaactagatgactcaacatgagacatgataataattgaattt is a genomic window of Phoenix dactylifera cultivar Barhee BC4 chromosome 4, palm_55x_up_171113_PBpolish2nd_filt_p, whole genome shotgun sequence containing:
- the LOC120110677 gene encoding uncharacterized protein LOC120110677, which gives rise to MEKGKLGPDDASFIWEEFKKGFHEKYFPQGIRFQKYRKFDRLEQGDMTVAQYAAKFEEMSQYAPTLISEDSDRARKFENGLRRRIQQQVAAFELSSYKDVVNKALVIEKGLDNAQAAREKNMKKRFRPTDSPS